In Nomascus leucogenys isolate Asia chromosome 6, Asia_NLE_v1, whole genome shotgun sequence, one DNA window encodes the following:
- the MAN2C1 gene encoding alpha-mannosidase 2C1 isoform X4, with protein MAAAPALKHWRTTLERVEKFVSPLYFTDCNLRGRLFGASCPVAALSSFLTPERLPYQEAVQRDFRPAQVGDSFGPTWWTCWFRVELTIPEAWVGQEVHLCWESDGEGLVWRDGEPVQGLTKEGEKTSYVLTDRLGERDPRSLTLYVEVACSGLLGAGKGSMIAAPDPEKMFQLSRAELAVFHRDVHMLLVDLELLLGIAKAQQLEWVKSRYPGLYSRLQEFACRGQFVPVGGTWVEMDGNLPSGEAMVRQFLQGQNFFLQEFGKMCSEFWLPDTFGYSAQLPQIMHGCGIRRFLTQKLSWNLVNSFPHHTFFWEGLDGSRVLVHFPPGDSYGMQGSVEEVLKTVANNRDKGRANHSAFLFGFGDGGGGPTQTMVDRLKRLSNTDGLPRVQLSSPRQLFSALESDSEQLCTWVGELFLELHNGTYTTHAQIKKGNRECERILHDVELLSSLALARSAQFLYPAAQLQHLWRLLLLNQFHDVVTGSCIQMVAEEAMCHYEDIRSHGNTLLSAAAAALCAGEPGPEGLLIINTLPWKRTEVMALPKPGGAHSLALVTVPSMGYAPVPPPTSLQPLLPQQPVFVVQETDGSVTLDNGIIRVKLDPTGRLTSLVLVASGREAIAEGAVGNQFVLFDDVPLYWDAWDVMDYHLETRKPVLGQAGTLAVGTEGGLRGSAWFLLQISPNSRLSQEVVLDIGCPYVRFHTEVHWHEAHKFLKVEFPARVRSSQATYEIQFGHLQRPTHCNTSWDWARFEVWAHRWMDLSEHGFGLALLNDCKYGASVRGSILSLSLLRAPKAPDATADTGRHEFTYALMPHKGSFQDAGVIQAAYSLNFPLLALPAPSPAPATAWSAFSVSSPAVVLETVKQTESGPQRRSLVLRLYEAHGSHVDCWLHLSLPVQEAILCDLLERPDPAGHLTLRDNRLKLTFSPFQVLSLLLVLQPPPH; from the exons ATGGTGGACCTGCTGGTTCCGGGTGGAGCTGACCATCCCAGAGGCATGGGTGGGCCAGGAAGTTCACCTTTGCTGGGAAAGTGATGGAGAAGGTCTGGTGTGGCGTGATGGAGAACCTGTCCAG GGTTTAACCAAAGAGGGTGAGAAGACCAGCTATGTCCTGACTGACAGGCTGGGGGAAAGAGACCCCCGAAG CCTCACTCTCTATGTGGAAGTAGCCTGCAGTGGGCTCCTGGGGGCCGGGAAGGGAAGCATGATCGCAGCCCCTGACCCTGAGAAGATGTTCCAGCTGAGCCGGGCTGAGCTAGCTGTGTTCCACCGGGATGTCCACATGCTCCTGGTGGATCTGGAGCTGCTGCTGGGCATAGCCAAG GCGCAGCAGCTGGAGTGGGTGAAGAGCCGCTACCCTGGCCTGTACTCCCGCCTCCAGGAGTTTGCATGCCGTGGGCAGTTTGTGCCTGTGGGGGGCACCTGGGTAGAGATG GATGGGAACCTGCCCAGTGGAGAGGCCATGGTGAGGCAGTTTTTGCAGGGCCAGAACTTCTTTCTGCAGGAGTTTGGGAAGATGTGCTCCGAG TTCTGGCTGCCGGACACCTTTGGCTACTCAGCACAGCTCCCCCAGATCATGCACGGCTGTGGCATCAGGCGCTTTCTCACCCAGAAATTGAGCTGGAATTTGGTGAACTCCTTCCCA CACCATACATTTTTCTGGGAGGGGCTGGATGGCTCCCGTGTACTGGTCCACTTTCCACCTGGCGACTCCTATGGGATGCAGGGCAGCGTGGAGGAG GTGCTGAAGACCGTGGCCAACAACCGGGACAAGGGGCGGGCCAACCACAGTGCCTTCCTCTTCGGCtttggggatgggggtggtggcCCCACCCAGACCATGGTGGACCGCCTGAAGCGCCTGAGCAATACGGATGGGCTGCCCAG GGTGCAGCTATCTTCTCCAAGACAGCTCTTCTCAGCGCTGGAGAGTGACTCAGAGCAGCTGTGCACGTGGGTTGGGGAGCTCTTCTTGGAGCTGCACAATGGCACATACACCACCCATGCCCAG ATCAAGAAGGGGAACCGGGAATGTGAGCGGATCCTGCACGACGTGGAGCTGCTCAGTAGCCTGGCCCTGGCCCGCAGTGCCCAGTTCCTATACCCAGCAGCCCAGCTGCAGCACCTCTGGAG GCTCCTGCTTCTGAACCAGTTCCATGATGTGGTGACTGGAAGCTGCATCCAGATGGTGGCAGAGGAAGCCATGTGCCACTATGAAG ACATCCGTTCCCATGGCAATACACTGCTCAGTGCCGCAGCCGCAGCCCTGTGTGCTGGGGAGCCAGGTCCTGAGGGCCTCCTCATCATCAACACGCTGCCCTGGAAGCGGACCGAAGTGATGGCCCTGCCCAAACCAGGCGGGGCCCACAGCCTAG CCCTGGTGACAGTGCCCAGCATGGGCTATGCTCCTGTTCCTCCCCCCACCTCGCTGCAGCCCCTGCTGCCCCAGCAGCCTGTGTTCGTAGTGCAAGAG ACTGATGGCTCCGTGACTCTGGACAATGGCATCATCCGAGTGAAGCTGGACCCAACTGGCCGCCTGACGTCCTTGGTCCTGGTGGCCTCTGGCAG GGAGGCCATTGCTGAGGGTGCCGTGGGGAACCAGTTTGTGCTATTTGATGATGTCCCCTTGTACTGGGATGCATGGGACGTCATGGACTACCACCTGGAGACACG GAAGCCTGTGCTGGGCCAGGCAGGGACCCTGGCAGTGGGCACCGAGGGCGGCCTGCGGGGCAGTGCCTGGTTCTTGCTACAGATCAGCCCCAACAGTCGCCTTAGCCAGGAGGTCGTGCTGGACATTGGCTGCCCCTATGTCCGCTTCCACACCGAG GTACACTGGCATGAGGCCCACAAGTTCCTGAAGGTGGAGTTCCCTGCCCGCGTGCGGAGTTCCCAGGCCACCTATGAGATCCAGTTTGGGCACCTGCAGCGACCTACCCACTGCAATACCTCTTGGGACTGGGCTCGATTTGAG GTGTGGGCCCATCGCTGGATGGATCTGTCAGAACACGGTTTCGGGCTGGCCCTGCTCAACGACTGCAAGTATGGCGCGTCAGTGCGAGGCAGCATCCTCAGCCTCTCGCT CTTGCGGGCGCCTAAAGCCCCGGACGCTACTGCTGACACAGGGCGCCACGAGTTCACCTACGCGCTGATGCCGCACAAGG GCTCTTTCCAGGATGCTGGCGTTATCCAAGCTGCCTACAGCCTAAACTTCCCCCTGTTGGCTctgccagcccccagcccagcGCCCGCCACCGCCTGGAGTGCCTTTTCCGTGTCTTCACCCGCTGTCGTATTGGAGACCGTCAAGCAG ACGGAGAGCGGCCCCCAGCGCCGCTCGCTGGTCCTGAGGCTGTATGAGGCCCACGGCAGCCACGTGGACTGCTGGCTGCACTTGTCGCTGCCGGTTCAGGAGGCCATCCT CTGTGATCTCTTGGAGCGACCAGACCCTGCTGGCCACTTGACCCTTCGGGACAACCGCCTGAAGCTCACCTTTTCTCCCTTCCAAGTGCTGTCCCTGTtgctcgtgcttcagcctccacCACACTGA
- the MAN2C1 gene encoding alpha-mannosidase 2C1 isoform X3 yields the protein MAAAPALKHWRTTLERVEKFVSPLYFTDCNLRGRLFGASCPVAALSSFLTPERLPYQEAVQRDFRPAQVGDSFGPTWWTCWFRVELTIPEAWVGQEVHLCWESDGEGLVWRDGEPVQGLTKEGEKTSYVLTDRLGERDPRSLTLYVEVACSGLLGAGKGSMIAAPDPEKMFQLSRAELAVFHRDVHMLLVDLELLLGIAKGLGKDNQRSFQALYTANQMVNVCDPAQPETFPVAQALASRFFGQHGGESQHTIHATGHCHIDTAWLWPFKETVRKCARSWVTALQLMERNPEFIFACSQAQQLEWVKSRYPGLYSRLQEFACRGQFVPVGGTWVEMDGNLPSGEAMVRQFLQGQNFFLQEFGKMCSEFWLPDTFGYSAQLPQIMHGCGIRRFLTQKLSWNLVNSFPHHTFFWEGLDGSRVLVHFPPGDSYGMQGSVEEVLKTVANNRDKGRANHSAFLFGFGDGGGGPTQTMVDRLKRLSNTDGLPRVQLSSPRQLFSALESDSEQLCTWVGELFLELHNGTYTTHAQIKKGNRECERILHDVELLSSLALARSAQFLYPAAQLQHLWRLLLLNQFHDVVTGSCIQMVAEEAMCHYEDIRSHGNTLLSAAAAALCAGEPGPEGLLIINTLPWKRTEVMALPKPGGAHSLALVTVPSMGYAPVPPPTSLQPLLPQQPVFVVQETDGSVTLDNGIIRVKLDPTGRLTSLVLVASGREAIAEGAVGNQFVLFDDVPLYWDAWDVMDYHLETRKPVLGQAGTLAVGTEGGLRGSAWFLLQISPNSRLSQEVVLDIGCPYVRFHTEVHWHEAHKFLKVEFPARVRSSQATYEIQFGHLQRPTHCNTSWDWARFEVWAHRWMDLSEHGFGLALLNDCKYGASVRGSILSLSLLRAPKAPDATADTGRHEFTYALMPHKAPSPAPATAWSAFSVSSPAVVLETVKQTESGPQRRSLVLRLYEAHGSHVDCWLHLSLPVQEAILCDLLERPDPAGHLTLRDNRLKLTFSPFQVLSLLLVLQPPPH from the exons ATGGTGGACCTGCTGGTTCCGGGTGGAGCTGACCATCCCAGAGGCATGGGTGGGCCAGGAAGTTCACCTTTGCTGGGAAAGTGATGGAGAAGGTCTGGTGTGGCGTGATGGAGAACCTGTCCAG GGTTTAACCAAAGAGGGTGAGAAGACCAGCTATGTCCTGACTGACAGGCTGGGGGAAAGAGACCCCCGAAG CCTCACTCTCTATGTGGAAGTAGCCTGCAGTGGGCTCCTGGGGGCCGGGAAGGGAAGCATGATCGCAGCCCCTGACCCTGAGAAGATGTTCCAGCTGAGCCGGGCTGAGCTAGCTGTGTTCCACCGGGATGTCCACATGCTCCTGGTGGATCTGGAGCTGCTGCTGGGCATAGCCAAG GGCCTTGGGAAGGACAACCAGCGCAGCTTCCAGGCCCTGTACACAGCCAATCAGATGGTGAACGTGTGTGACCCTGCCCAGCCCGAGACCTTCCCAGTGGCCCAGGCCCTGGCCTCCAGGTTCTTTGGCCAACATGGAGGTGAAAGCCAACACACCATTCATGCCACAGGGCACTGCCACATTGATACAG CCTGGCTTTGGCCCTTCAAAGAGACTGTGAGGAAATGTGCCCGGAGCTGGGTGACCGCCCTGCAGCTCATGGAGCGGAACCCTGAGTTCATCTTTGCTTGCTCCCAG GCGCAGCAGCTGGAGTGGGTGAAGAGCCGCTACCCTGGCCTGTACTCCCGCCTCCAGGAGTTTGCATGCCGTGGGCAGTTTGTGCCTGTGGGGGGCACCTGGGTAGAGATG GATGGGAACCTGCCCAGTGGAGAGGCCATGGTGAGGCAGTTTTTGCAGGGCCAGAACTTCTTTCTGCAGGAGTTTGGGAAGATGTGCTCCGAG TTCTGGCTGCCGGACACCTTTGGCTACTCAGCACAGCTCCCCCAGATCATGCACGGCTGTGGCATCAGGCGCTTTCTCACCCAGAAATTGAGCTGGAATTTGGTGAACTCCTTCCCA CACCATACATTTTTCTGGGAGGGGCTGGATGGCTCCCGTGTACTGGTCCACTTTCCACCTGGCGACTCCTATGGGATGCAGGGCAGCGTGGAGGAG GTGCTGAAGACCGTGGCCAACAACCGGGACAAGGGGCGGGCCAACCACAGTGCCTTCCTCTTCGGCtttggggatgggggtggtggcCCCACCCAGACCATGGTGGACCGCCTGAAGCGCCTGAGCAATACGGATGGGCTGCCCAG GGTGCAGCTATCTTCTCCAAGACAGCTCTTCTCAGCGCTGGAGAGTGACTCAGAGCAGCTGTGCACGTGGGTTGGGGAGCTCTTCTTGGAGCTGCACAATGGCACATACACCACCCATGCCCAG ATCAAGAAGGGGAACCGGGAATGTGAGCGGATCCTGCACGACGTGGAGCTGCTCAGTAGCCTGGCCCTGGCCCGCAGTGCCCAGTTCCTATACCCAGCAGCCCAGCTGCAGCACCTCTGGAG GCTCCTGCTTCTGAACCAGTTCCATGATGTGGTGACTGGAAGCTGCATCCAGATGGTGGCAGAGGAAGCCATGTGCCACTATGAAG ACATCCGTTCCCATGGCAATACACTGCTCAGTGCCGCAGCCGCAGCCCTGTGTGCTGGGGAGCCAGGTCCTGAGGGCCTCCTCATCATCAACACGCTGCCCTGGAAGCGGACCGAAGTGATGGCCCTGCCCAAACCAGGCGGGGCCCACAGCCTAG CCCTGGTGACAGTGCCCAGCATGGGCTATGCTCCTGTTCCTCCCCCCACCTCGCTGCAGCCCCTGCTGCCCCAGCAGCCTGTGTTCGTAGTGCAAGAG ACTGATGGCTCCGTGACTCTGGACAATGGCATCATCCGAGTGAAGCTGGACCCAACTGGCCGCCTGACGTCCTTGGTCCTGGTGGCCTCTGGCAG GGAGGCCATTGCTGAGGGTGCCGTGGGGAACCAGTTTGTGCTATTTGATGATGTCCCCTTGTACTGGGATGCATGGGACGTCATGGACTACCACCTGGAGACACG GAAGCCTGTGCTGGGCCAGGCAGGGACCCTGGCAGTGGGCACCGAGGGCGGCCTGCGGGGCAGTGCCTGGTTCTTGCTACAGATCAGCCCCAACAGTCGCCTTAGCCAGGAGGTCGTGCTGGACATTGGCTGCCCCTATGTCCGCTTCCACACCGAG GTACACTGGCATGAGGCCCACAAGTTCCTGAAGGTGGAGTTCCCTGCCCGCGTGCGGAGTTCCCAGGCCACCTATGAGATCCAGTTTGGGCACCTGCAGCGACCTACCCACTGCAATACCTCTTGGGACTGGGCTCGATTTGAG GTGTGGGCCCATCGCTGGATGGATCTGTCAGAACACGGTTTCGGGCTGGCCCTGCTCAACGACTGCAAGTATGGCGCGTCAGTGCGAGGCAGCATCCTCAGCCTCTCGCT CTTGCGGGCGCCTAAAGCCCCGGACGCTACTGCTGACACAGGGCGCCACGAGTTCACCTACGCGCTGATGCCGCACAAGG cccccagcccagcGCCCGCCACCGCCTGGAGTGCCTTTTCCGTGTCTTCACCCGCTGTCGTATTGGAGACCGTCAAGCAG ACGGAGAGCGGCCCCCAGCGCCGCTCGCTGGTCCTGAGGCTGTATGAGGCCCACGGCAGCCACGTGGACTGCTGGCTGCACTTGTCGCTGCCGGTTCAGGAGGCCATCCT CTGTGATCTCTTGGAGCGACCAGACCCTGCTGGCCACTTGACCCTTCGGGACAACCGCCTGAAGCTCACCTTTTCTCCCTTCCAAGTGCTGTCCCTGTtgctcgtgcttcagcctccacCACACTGA
- the MAN2C1 gene encoding alpha-mannosidase 2C1 isoform X1, whose product MAAAPALKHWRTTLERVEKFVSPLYFTDCNLRGRLFGASCPVAALSSFLTPERLPYQEAVQRDFRPAQVGDSFGPTWWTCWFRVELTIPEAWVGQEVHLCWESDGEGLVWRDGEPVQGLTKEGEKTSYVLTDRLGERDPRSLTLYVEVACSGLLGAGKGSMIAAPDPEKMFQLSRAELAVFHRDVHMLLVDLELLLGIAKGLGKDNQRSFQALYTANQMVNVCDPAQPETFPVAQALASRFFGQHGGESQHTIHATGHCHIDTAWLWPFKETVRKCARSWVTALQLMERNPEFIFACSQAQQLEWVKSRYPGLYSRLQEFACRGQFVPVGGTWVEMDGNLPSGEAMVRQFLQGQNFFLQEFGKMCSEFWLPDTFGYSAQLPQIMHGCGIRRFLTQKLSWNLVNSFPHHTFFWEGLDGSRVLVHFPPGDSYGMQGSVEEVLKTVANNRDKGRANHSAFLFGFGDGGGGPTQTMVDRLKRLSNTDGLPRVQLSSPRQLFSALESDSEQLCTWVGELFLELHNGTYTTHAQIKKGNRECERILHDVELLSSLALARSAQFLYPAAQLQHLWRLLLLNQFHDVVTGSCIQMVAEEAMCHYEDIRSHGNTLLSAAAAALCAGEPGPEGLLIINTLPWKRTEVMALPKPGGAHSLALVTVPSMGYAPVPPPTSLQPLLPQQPVFVVQETDGSVTLDNGIIRVKLDPTGRLTSLVLVASGREAIAEGAVGNQFVLFDDVPLYWDAWDVMDYHLETRKPVLGQAGTLAVGTEGGLRGSAWFLLQISPNSRLSQEVVLDIGCPYVRFHTEVHWHEAHKFLKVEFPARVRSSQATYEIQFGHLQRPTHCNTSWDWARFEVWAHRWMDLSEHGFGLALLNDCKYGASVRGSILSLSLLRAPKAPDATADTGRHEFTYALMPHKALFPGRTPGSFQDAGVIQAAYSLNFPLLALPAPSPAPATAWSAFSVSSPAVVLETVKQTESGPQRRSLVLRLYEAHGSHVDCWLHLSLPVQEAILCDLLERPDPAGHLTLRDNRLKLTFSPFQVLSLLLVLQPPPH is encoded by the exons ATGGTGGACCTGCTGGTTCCGGGTGGAGCTGACCATCCCAGAGGCATGGGTGGGCCAGGAAGTTCACCTTTGCTGGGAAAGTGATGGAGAAGGTCTGGTGTGGCGTGATGGAGAACCTGTCCAG GGTTTAACCAAAGAGGGTGAGAAGACCAGCTATGTCCTGACTGACAGGCTGGGGGAAAGAGACCCCCGAAG CCTCACTCTCTATGTGGAAGTAGCCTGCAGTGGGCTCCTGGGGGCCGGGAAGGGAAGCATGATCGCAGCCCCTGACCCTGAGAAGATGTTCCAGCTGAGCCGGGCTGAGCTAGCTGTGTTCCACCGGGATGTCCACATGCTCCTGGTGGATCTGGAGCTGCTGCTGGGCATAGCCAAG GGCCTTGGGAAGGACAACCAGCGCAGCTTCCAGGCCCTGTACACAGCCAATCAGATGGTGAACGTGTGTGACCCTGCCCAGCCCGAGACCTTCCCAGTGGCCCAGGCCCTGGCCTCCAGGTTCTTTGGCCAACATGGAGGTGAAAGCCAACACACCATTCATGCCACAGGGCACTGCCACATTGATACAG CCTGGCTTTGGCCCTTCAAAGAGACTGTGAGGAAATGTGCCCGGAGCTGGGTGACCGCCCTGCAGCTCATGGAGCGGAACCCTGAGTTCATCTTTGCTTGCTCCCAG GCGCAGCAGCTGGAGTGGGTGAAGAGCCGCTACCCTGGCCTGTACTCCCGCCTCCAGGAGTTTGCATGCCGTGGGCAGTTTGTGCCTGTGGGGGGCACCTGGGTAGAGATG GATGGGAACCTGCCCAGTGGAGAGGCCATGGTGAGGCAGTTTTTGCAGGGCCAGAACTTCTTTCTGCAGGAGTTTGGGAAGATGTGCTCCGAG TTCTGGCTGCCGGACACCTTTGGCTACTCAGCACAGCTCCCCCAGATCATGCACGGCTGTGGCATCAGGCGCTTTCTCACCCAGAAATTGAGCTGGAATTTGGTGAACTCCTTCCCA CACCATACATTTTTCTGGGAGGGGCTGGATGGCTCCCGTGTACTGGTCCACTTTCCACCTGGCGACTCCTATGGGATGCAGGGCAGCGTGGAGGAG GTGCTGAAGACCGTGGCCAACAACCGGGACAAGGGGCGGGCCAACCACAGTGCCTTCCTCTTCGGCtttggggatgggggtggtggcCCCACCCAGACCATGGTGGACCGCCTGAAGCGCCTGAGCAATACGGATGGGCTGCCCAG GGTGCAGCTATCTTCTCCAAGACAGCTCTTCTCAGCGCTGGAGAGTGACTCAGAGCAGCTGTGCACGTGGGTTGGGGAGCTCTTCTTGGAGCTGCACAATGGCACATACACCACCCATGCCCAG ATCAAGAAGGGGAACCGGGAATGTGAGCGGATCCTGCACGACGTGGAGCTGCTCAGTAGCCTGGCCCTGGCCCGCAGTGCCCAGTTCCTATACCCAGCAGCCCAGCTGCAGCACCTCTGGAG GCTCCTGCTTCTGAACCAGTTCCATGATGTGGTGACTGGAAGCTGCATCCAGATGGTGGCAGAGGAAGCCATGTGCCACTATGAAG ACATCCGTTCCCATGGCAATACACTGCTCAGTGCCGCAGCCGCAGCCCTGTGTGCTGGGGAGCCAGGTCCTGAGGGCCTCCTCATCATCAACACGCTGCCCTGGAAGCGGACCGAAGTGATGGCCCTGCCCAAACCAGGCGGGGCCCACAGCCTAG CCCTGGTGACAGTGCCCAGCATGGGCTATGCTCCTGTTCCTCCCCCCACCTCGCTGCAGCCCCTGCTGCCCCAGCAGCCTGTGTTCGTAGTGCAAGAG ACTGATGGCTCCGTGACTCTGGACAATGGCATCATCCGAGTGAAGCTGGACCCAACTGGCCGCCTGACGTCCTTGGTCCTGGTGGCCTCTGGCAG GGAGGCCATTGCTGAGGGTGCCGTGGGGAACCAGTTTGTGCTATTTGATGATGTCCCCTTGTACTGGGATGCATGGGACGTCATGGACTACCACCTGGAGACACG GAAGCCTGTGCTGGGCCAGGCAGGGACCCTGGCAGTGGGCACCGAGGGCGGCCTGCGGGGCAGTGCCTGGTTCTTGCTACAGATCAGCCCCAACAGTCGCCTTAGCCAGGAGGTCGTGCTGGACATTGGCTGCCCCTATGTCCGCTTCCACACCGAG GTACACTGGCATGAGGCCCACAAGTTCCTGAAGGTGGAGTTCCCTGCCCGCGTGCGGAGTTCCCAGGCCACCTATGAGATCCAGTTTGGGCACCTGCAGCGACCTACCCACTGCAATACCTCTTGGGACTGGGCTCGATTTGAG GTGTGGGCCCATCGCTGGATGGATCTGTCAGAACACGGTTTCGGGCTGGCCCTGCTCAACGACTGCAAGTATGGCGCGTCAGTGCGAGGCAGCATCCTCAGCCTCTCGCT CTTGCGGGCGCCTAAAGCCCCGGACGCTACTGCTGACACAGGGCGCCACGAGTTCACCTACGCGCTGATGCCGCACAAGG CATTGTTTCCTGGTCGTACCCCAGGCTCTTTCCAGGATGCTGGCGTTATCCAAGCTGCCTACAGCCTAAACTTCCCCCTGTTGGCTctgccagcccccagcccagcGCCCGCCACCGCCTGGAGTGCCTTTTCCGTGTCTTCACCCGCTGTCGTATTGGAGACCGTCAAGCAG ACGGAGAGCGGCCCCCAGCGCCGCTCGCTGGTCCTGAGGCTGTATGAGGCCCACGGCAGCCACGTGGACTGCTGGCTGCACTTGTCGCTGCCGGTTCAGGAGGCCATCCT CTGTGATCTCTTGGAGCGACCAGACCCTGCTGGCCACTTGACCCTTCGGGACAACCGCCTGAAGCTCACCTTTTCTCCCTTCCAAGTGCTGTCCCTGTtgctcgtgcttcagcctccacCACACTGA